In Akkermansia muciniphila, one DNA window encodes the following:
- the mutS gene encoding DNA mismatch repair protein MutS: MSSSGPASTPMMDQYLRMKKGLPEDVLLFFRLGDFYEMFFEDAKEASAILGLTLTKRHGIPMCGVPHHSAEGYIGRLVKGGKRVAIAEQTTIPQPGKLVERELTRVISAGTLADMNLLDSSRHNYIVALYRDKKRFGLACVDHTTGEFSVAQFEHMDLLLDELSRINPSELLVSDEQTDCFPGTHPTLYYDGYTFLPSTAIPNLLSHFRVHSLDGFGCGEMTAALGASGAVLHYLSYQLRRPTDHLRRISVRATENAVLIDQASQRNLDLVDSRGGVKLSLLGTLDRTSTPMGARKLRDWLLHPLCDLEKLLARQEVIAVLLQEPYLMSKLRESLKNVRDMERLTGRISQGAGNARDLQALASSLARIPALRDDLESLPGGGEMLESIRSRMGCFDELVDLLQRALVDEPPVTIKEGGIIREGYHAGLDELRLASRDGKEWLARLQEKERKRTGIDSLKIRFNNVFGYYIEVTKSHYDKVPPDYQRKQTLVNAERFITPELKQMENTILGADERSRQVEYEQFLLLREEVGRHIDDIQITADAMADLDVLLGLAEGAQQYRYCRPVLDNSMILRIVNGRHPVIEQNVSGDVFVPNDAFLEPEENRLILLTGPNMAGKSTYIRQVALITLMAQIGAYVPAEAAHIGLVDRIFCRVGASDDLARGQSTFMVEMSETSLILNNATERSLIILDEIGRGTATFDGLSIAWAVAEYLHDELKSRTLFATHYHELTDLANSRQGVQNYNVAVREWKEEIVFLRKIVPGAADKSYGIQVARLAGMPAVIVDRAKAILSHLEMNSTRPRKKGRSRLAEPRAKNTDMDDDMPVGEYAQLELF; this comes from the coding sequence ATGAGTAGTTCCGGACCTGCCTCAACCCCGATGATGGATCAGTACCTTCGCATGAAGAAGGGCTTGCCGGAAGACGTGCTGCTGTTTTTCCGGCTGGGGGATTTTTACGAAATGTTTTTTGAGGACGCCAAGGAGGCCTCCGCCATTCTGGGCCTGACGCTGACCAAGCGCCACGGCATTCCGATGTGCGGGGTTCCCCACCACAGCGCGGAAGGGTATATCGGACGGCTGGTGAAGGGAGGTAAGCGGGTAGCTATTGCGGAGCAGACCACCATTCCGCAGCCGGGCAAGCTGGTGGAGCGGGAACTGACCCGCGTGATTTCCGCCGGAACCCTGGCGGACATGAATTTGCTGGATTCCTCCCGCCATAATTACATCGTGGCTTTGTACAGGGACAAGAAGCGCTTCGGTCTGGCATGCGTGGACCACACCACGGGGGAATTTTCCGTGGCCCAGTTCGAACACATGGATTTGCTTCTGGACGAGCTGTCCCGCATCAATCCCTCCGAACTCCTGGTCAGCGACGAGCAGACGGACTGCTTCCCCGGAACCCACCCCACGCTTTATTACGACGGATATACTTTTCTGCCTTCCACGGCCATTCCCAATTTGCTGAGCCATTTCCGGGTACATTCCCTGGATGGCTTCGGCTGCGGGGAGATGACCGCCGCCCTGGGGGCGTCCGGCGCGGTGCTCCATTATCTGAGCTACCAGCTCCGCCGTCCCACGGACCACTTGCGCCGCATTTCCGTGCGCGCCACGGAGAACGCCGTGCTGATTGACCAGGCCAGCCAGAGGAATCTGGATCTGGTGGATTCCCGCGGCGGCGTGAAGCTTTCCCTGCTGGGGACCCTGGATAGGACAAGCACCCCCATGGGAGCGCGCAAACTCCGGGACTGGCTGCTCCACCCACTGTGCGATCTGGAAAAGCTTCTGGCGAGGCAGGAGGTGATCGCCGTTCTGCTGCAGGAGCCCTACCTGATGAGCAAGCTGAGGGAGAGCCTGAAGAATGTGCGGGACATGGAGCGGCTGACGGGCCGCATTTCCCAGGGCGCCGGGAATGCCCGCGACCTCCAGGCTCTGGCTTCTTCCCTGGCGCGCATCCCCGCGCTCAGGGATGATTTGGAATCCCTGCCCGGCGGTGGGGAGATGCTGGAGAGCATCCGTTCCCGCATGGGCTGTTTTGATGAGCTGGTGGATTTGCTCCAGCGCGCCCTGGTGGATGAACCGCCCGTGACCATCAAGGAAGGCGGCATCATCAGGGAAGGGTACCATGCCGGTCTGGATGAATTGCGTCTGGCTTCCCGCGACGGGAAGGAGTGGCTGGCACGGCTGCAGGAGAAGGAGCGCAAGCGCACGGGAATTGATTCCCTGAAAATTCGCTTTAATAATGTCTTCGGTTATTACATTGAAGTAACGAAGAGCCATTACGATAAAGTGCCCCCGGATTACCAGCGCAAGCAGACGCTGGTGAACGCGGAGCGCTTTATTACCCCGGAGCTCAAGCAGATGGAGAATACCATCCTGGGGGCGGACGAGCGTTCCCGCCAGGTGGAGTATGAGCAGTTCCTCCTGTTGCGTGAAGAAGTGGGCCGCCATATTGACGATATCCAGATTACGGCGGACGCCATGGCGGATCTGGACGTGCTGCTGGGACTGGCGGAGGGCGCGCAGCAGTACCGGTACTGCCGCCCCGTTCTGGACAATTCCATGATCCTGCGCATTGTCAATGGCCGCCATCCTGTTATTGAGCAGAATGTTTCCGGCGATGTGTTCGTTCCCAATGACGCTTTTCTGGAACCGGAGGAAAACCGTCTTATTCTGCTGACCGGGCCCAATATGGCGGGCAAGAGCACCTATATCCGCCAGGTGGCCCTGATTACGCTGATGGCCCAGATTGGAGCGTATGTGCCGGCGGAAGCCGCCCACATCGGTTTGGTGGACCGCATTTTCTGCCGCGTGGGAGCCAGCGACGACCTGGCGCGCGGCCAGTCCACCTTTATGGTGGAGATGAGCGAAACCTCCCTGATTCTGAATAACGCCACGGAGCGTTCCCTGATTATTCTGGATGAAATCGGGCGGGGCACGGCCACCTTTGACGGCCTTTCCATCGCCTGGGCCGTGGCGGAATACCTGCATGACGAGTTGAAGTCCCGCACCCTGTTCGCCACGCATTATCATGAGCTGACGGATTTGGCCAATTCCAGGCAGGGCGTGCAGAATTACAATGTGGCCGTACGGGAGTGGAAGGAGGAAATTGTGTTTCTGCGCAAGATCGTGCCGGGAGCGGCGGACAAGTCCTACGGCATTCAGGTGGC
- the rsfS gene encoding ribosome silencing factor, whose translation MVANDAMELARMCARAADDAKAENVRVYDLRGMSSLTDFMVVCTGLSVPHLRAVIRELEEAVREKAGALPTYVEDTPVALWSVVDYIDVMVHIMGQETREFYGMDTLWKDAPVVEY comes from the coding sequence ATGGTAGCCAATGATGCGATGGAACTGGCCAGGATGTGCGCCCGCGCCGCGGATGACGCCAAGGCTGAAAATGTACGGGTGTACGACTTGCGGGGCATGTCTTCCCTGACGGATTTCATGGTAGTGTGCACGGGGTTGTCCGTCCCCCATCTGCGCGCCGTCATCCGAGAGCTGGAAGAAGCCGTCCGGGAAAAGGCGGGAGCCCTCCCCACCTATGTGGAAGATACGCCTGTGGCATTGTGGTCCGTAGTGGACTATATTGACGTGATGGTCCACATCATGGGGCAGGAAACGCGCGAATTCTACGGCATGGACACTCTGTGGAAGGATGCTCCCGTGGTGGAGTATTAA
- the ftsH gene encoding ATP-dependent zinc metalloprotease FtsH, producing the protein MSDRMPPSPPRPPKFPGSGRPESPNWGVWVMVLLIVGVLAFGFFTPESFGLGPRKENLESFEAQYKAGRVVLNDPKAPVEVVLSENGSEGVIHALVYRKEIQPKVEMTPFALTYSMSLPDRDKPLLNELSGYRVVESPYRTEEGKNVSLIPEGAQKLSVPEFNRLALEGRIAGGKDGIILAEDGNQNVLVGQIVTRIWPAATGDASVDKQRFERVEVPFTLEFQGDRVKQLLGPDTKFKRESGSWGGILLNLLPIVLILVILFFMFRAQSGGARGAMSFGKSRARLISPDKNKVTFKDVAGISEAKEEVWELVEFLRNPEKFRDLGATIPRGVLMVGAPGTGKTLLARAIAGESKASFYSISGSDFVEMFVGVGASRVRDMFEQAKRTAPSLIFIDEIDAVGRQRGYGMGGGNDEREQTLNALLVEMDGFENNSNVIVIAATNRADILDPALLRPGRFDRQVVVNLPDVRGREQILQVHARKVKMAPGVSFERIARGTSGFSGAQLANLVNEAALLAARKGLKEITEAELEEARDKVSWGRERRSLAINERGRRITAVHEAGHAICLLKTPHSEPLHRVTIVPRGGALGMTMWLPSDDKMHHLRSEMLDQLVVAMGGRCAEQIVFGDVTSGATGDIRSATNLARRMVCEFGMSEKLGLIEYGEHQGEVYIARDLGTRSRNYSESTAELIDSEVRFLVDSAYERAMAILTENRDKLDILTEALMEFETLEGSQVMDILEYGEMKNPPARVTPPPMPSEVEEQPGKDDPGHSAKDEAEEPREDGAEEREEEEKQEQAERDPSSCNPADESGMDGGEKK; encoded by the coding sequence ATGTCTGACAGAATGCCACCAAGTCCTCCCCGTCCTCCCAAATTTCCCGGCTCCGGCAGGCCCGAATCCCCCAACTGGGGCGTGTGGGTCATGGTACTTCTCATTGTAGGCGTCCTTGCGTTTGGCTTTTTCACCCCTGAATCTTTCGGGCTGGGCCCCCGCAAGGAAAATCTGGAATCCTTTGAAGCCCAGTATAAGGCGGGGCGCGTGGTGCTGAACGATCCCAAGGCCCCCGTGGAAGTGGTGCTGAGCGAGAACGGTTCCGAAGGCGTTATTCACGCGCTGGTGTACAGGAAGGAAATTCAGCCGAAGGTGGAAATGACCCCCTTTGCGCTGACTTATTCCATGTCCCTTCCGGACCGCGACAAGCCTTTGCTGAATGAGCTTTCCGGCTACAGGGTGGTGGAGAGCCCGTACCGGACGGAAGAGGGAAAGAATGTTTCCCTCATTCCCGAGGGAGCGCAGAAGCTCTCCGTGCCCGAATTCAACCGCCTGGCCCTGGAAGGCCGCATCGCCGGAGGAAAAGACGGCATCATCCTGGCGGAAGACGGCAACCAGAACGTGCTGGTCGGCCAGATTGTCACCCGCATCTGGCCCGCGGCCACGGGAGACGCCTCCGTGGACAAGCAGCGTTTTGAACGCGTGGAAGTTCCTTTTACCCTGGAGTTCCAGGGAGACCGCGTCAAGCAGCTGCTGGGGCCGGATACGAAGTTCAAGCGCGAATCCGGCTCCTGGGGCGGCATCCTGCTGAATCTGCTGCCCATCGTGCTCATTCTGGTGATTCTGTTCTTCATGTTCCGCGCGCAGAGCGGCGGAGCCCGGGGCGCGATGAGCTTCGGCAAAAGCCGGGCGCGCCTCATCTCCCCGGACAAAAACAAAGTGACGTTCAAGGATGTGGCCGGCATCAGCGAAGCCAAGGAGGAAGTGTGGGAACTGGTGGAGTTTCTGCGCAATCCGGAAAAATTCCGTGACCTGGGCGCCACCATTCCCCGCGGCGTGCTGATGGTCGGGGCTCCCGGCACGGGCAAGACCCTGCTGGCGCGGGCCATTGCCGGGGAATCCAAGGCTTCCTTCTATTCCATCAGCGGTTCGGACTTTGTGGAAATGTTCGTGGGGGTGGGCGCGAGCCGCGTCCGCGACATGTTTGAACAGGCCAAAAGGACGGCTCCCAGCCTGATTTTCATTGATGAAATTGACGCCGTGGGCCGTCAGCGCGGCTACGGCATGGGCGGCGGCAATGACGAACGGGAACAGACGCTGAACGCCCTGCTGGTGGAAATGGACGGTTTTGAAAACAACTCCAATGTAATCGTCATCGCCGCCACCAACCGTGCGGACATCCTGGACCCGGCGCTGCTGCGTCCCGGCCGCTTTGACCGGCAGGTGGTGGTGAACCTGCCGGACGTCCGGGGGCGCGAACAGATCCTGCAGGTGCATGCCAGAAAAGTGAAAATGGCGCCCGGAGTCAGCTTTGAGCGGATTGCCCGCGGCACGTCCGGCTTCTCCGGAGCCCAGCTGGCCAACCTGGTCAATGAAGCCGCCCTGCTGGCCGCCCGCAAGGGGCTGAAGGAGATTACGGAGGCCGAATTGGAAGAAGCCCGCGACAAGGTCAGCTGGGGGCGTGAACGCCGCAGCCTGGCGATTAACGAACGGGGGCGCCGCATTACCGCCGTGCATGAGGCGGGGCATGCCATCTGCCTGTTGAAAACGCCGCACAGCGAGCCGCTGCACCGGGTGACCATTGTTCCCCGTGGCGGGGCCCTAGGCATGACCATGTGGCTTCCTTCCGACGACAAGATGCACCATCTCCGGTCTGAAATGCTGGACCAGCTCGTCGTGGCGATGGGCGGGCGCTGCGCCGAACAGATCGTTTTTGGCGATGTGACCAGCGGCGCTACCGGAGACATCAGGAGCGCCACCAACCTGGCCCGGCGCATGGTGTGCGAATTCGGCATGAGCGAAAAACTGGGGCTGATTGAGTACGGAGAACACCAGGGAGAAGTTTATATTGCCCGCGACCTGGGAACGCGTTCCCGCAATTATTCCGAATCCACGGCGGAACTGATTGACTCGGAAGTTCGCTTCCTGGTGGACAGCGCTTATGAACGCGCCATGGCCATCCTTACGGAAAACCGGGACAAGCTGGACATCCTGACGGAAGCCCTGATGGAGTTTGAAACGCTGGAAGGTTCCCAGGTCATGGATATTCTGGAATACGGGGAAATGAAGAACCCTCCCGCCAGGGTGACTCCGCCCCCCATGCCTTCCGAAGTGGAGGAACAGCCCGGGAAAGATGATCCCGGCCATTCCGCGAAGGATGAAGCTGAAGAGCCCCGCGAGGACGGCGCTGAAGAACGGGAGGAGGAAGAGAAGCAGGAACAGGCGGAGCGTGATCCTTCCTCCTGCAATCCCGCTGATGAGTCCGGCATGGACGGCGGAGAAAAGAAATAA
- a CDS encoding AAA family ATPase, giving the protein MIHDLLVSGVTVFPGREHFEFVPGINVVVGGNDSGKSHLLKLCYTVAKWSADGGRKSLPEKWAEEQRLRKDLMRVFASRGLAGLTARNRGNAHARVEASMEGDGVPEGMGNLVFDFQAGHEEEGLSIREMPRRFLNVPVVFLAAREVLTIYPSFVQVGSRFPEFLDGGSWDLCRYLDMEAEAEPISTDARRVVARLEKIIGGKVVKRDGRFFLQRPGQQPIEMSLVAEGFKRLGTLSYLIRNGSVKKGSVLFWDEPEMNLNASHLPVLVKTLTGLAKAGVQVMLSSHSLFLLRELMIQLSEPRNAMVQRKFFGMSVPRGGHAGVRVSWGESLEDVGPIESLEAEIEQADRYLKLSYES; this is encoded by the coding sequence ATGATACATGACCTACTGGTGAGCGGCGTGACGGTGTTTCCCGGGAGAGAGCATTTTGAATTTGTTCCGGGAATCAATGTGGTGGTGGGGGGCAATGATTCCGGCAAAAGCCATTTGCTGAAATTATGTTATACCGTGGCCAAGTGGAGCGCTGACGGGGGAAGGAAATCCCTGCCGGAGAAATGGGCGGAGGAACAGCGGCTCAGGAAAGACCTGATGCGGGTGTTCGCGTCCCGCGGGCTGGCCGGGCTGACGGCCCGGAACCGGGGAAACGCCCATGCGCGCGTGGAGGCCTCCATGGAGGGGGACGGCGTGCCGGAGGGCATGGGAAACCTGGTGTTTGATTTCCAGGCGGGGCATGAAGAAGAAGGGCTGAGCATCCGGGAAATGCCCCGGCGTTTTCTGAACGTGCCGGTGGTGTTCCTGGCGGCGCGGGAGGTTTTGACCATTTATCCGAGCTTTGTTCAAGTAGGGAGCAGGTTCCCCGAGTTTCTGGACGGCGGCAGCTGGGATCTCTGCCGTTATCTGGACATGGAGGCGGAAGCGGAACCCATCAGCACGGATGCCAGGCGCGTGGTTGCCAGGCTGGAAAAAATTATCGGGGGAAAGGTGGTGAAGCGTGACGGGCGTTTCTTTTTGCAGCGCCCCGGACAGCAGCCGATAGAAATGAGCCTGGTGGCGGAAGGATTCAAAAGGCTGGGAACGCTGAGCTACCTGATCCGGAACGGTTCCGTGAAAAAAGGTTCCGTCCTGTTTTGGGATGAACCGGAAATGAATCTGAACGCCTCCCACCTGCCCGTGCTGGTGAAAACCCTGACGGGGCTTGCCAAGGCGGGGGTGCAGGTTATGTTGTCCTCCCACAGCCTGTTCCTGCTGCGGGAGCTGATGATTCAACTCTCCGAACCCCGCAATGCCATGGTGCAGAGAAAGTTTTTCGGGATGAGCGTGCCGCGGGGGGGGCATGCCGGGGTAAGGGTGTCCTGGGGGGAATCCCTGGAGGACGTGGGGCCTATCGAGTCTCTTGAAGCGGAAATCGAACAGGCGGACAGGTATTTGAAGCTGAGTTATGAGTCATAA
- the menB gene encoding 1,4-dihydroxy-2-naphthoyl-CoA synthase — protein sequence MSAQWTTAREYTDIKYETTDDGSIAKITINRPHVRNAFRPLTVHEMLNALNAAHEDPKVGVVILTGEGPDAFCSGGDQKVRGDAGYIGEDGVPRLNILDVQRTIRTMPKPVVAMVAGYAIGGGHVLHVVCDLTIAADNAKFGQTGPKVGSFDGGLGSSYLARIVGQKKAREIWYLCRQYDARQALDMGLVNTVVPLENLEEETLSWCRQMLRHSPLALRCLKASLNADCDGQMGLLDLAGNATLLYYMSEEAKEGKNAFVEKRAPDFSKFPRLP from the coding sequence ATGAGCGCACAATGGACCACCGCCAGGGAATACACGGACATCAAGTATGAAACAACGGACGACGGCAGCATCGCAAAAATCACGATCAACCGCCCCCACGTCCGCAATGCGTTCCGCCCCCTGACCGTGCATGAAATGCTCAACGCCCTGAACGCCGCCCATGAAGACCCCAAGGTGGGCGTAGTCATCCTGACGGGGGAAGGCCCGGACGCTTTCTGCTCCGGAGGCGACCAGAAAGTGCGCGGAGACGCCGGCTACATCGGAGAAGACGGCGTGCCGCGCCTGAATATTCTGGACGTGCAGCGCACCATCCGCACCATGCCCAAGCCCGTCGTCGCCATGGTGGCCGGATACGCCATCGGCGGAGGCCACGTCCTCCACGTCGTCTGTGACCTCACCATCGCCGCGGACAACGCCAAATTCGGACAAACTGGTCCCAAAGTAGGCTCCTTTGACGGAGGCCTCGGCTCATCCTACCTGGCGCGCATCGTGGGCCAGAAAAAAGCGCGGGAAATCTGGTACCTGTGCCGGCAGTATGACGCCCGGCAAGCGCTGGACATGGGCCTGGTCAACACCGTGGTGCCCCTGGAGAACCTGGAGGAGGAAACGCTTTCCTGGTGCCGCCAGATGCTCCGCCACAGCCCTCTGGCCCTGCGCTGCCTGAAAGCCTCTCTGAACGCCGACTGCGATGGGCAGATGGGCCTGCTGGACCTGGCCGGCAACGCCACCCTGCTCTATTATATGAGCGAAGAAGCGAAGGAAGGCAAAAACGCCTTCGTTGAAAAACGCGCTCCGGATTTCTCCAAATTCCCCAGACTTCCGTAA